One Niabella beijingensis DNA window includes the following coding sequences:
- a CDS encoding acetyl-CoA hydrolase/transferase family protein, giving the protein MEIHYENADTALGLVKSGDRVFVHGSAATPRFLLNKLLAKAGIIKNIELTCISTYGEIEWNRPKVINNGFFINSLFVSSNVREWVNGRNGNYVPVFLSEIPALFEEGLLRLDVAMVQVSPPDRHGYCTLGTSVDAALCATRMAPVVIAQVNPQMPRVMGDGIIHYSEFTAMVWEDSPLPEIDYSLEVDETAIKIGKNVASLIEDEATLQMGIGTIPDAVLQQLSGHKDLGVHTEMFSDGLVPLVEKGVITNEYKKVQPGRIVTSFILGTRKVYDFVNDNPFVNCMNVAFVNDSDVIRRNPKVVAINSAIEIDLTGQICADSIGTFQYSGIGGQMDFMRGASLSEGGKPIIAMPSITRTGISRIVPFLKPGAGVVTTRGHVHYIATEFGIVNLYGRNMEQRARLLISIAHPDHRAVLEQAYYERFRKLYAEVK; this is encoded by the coding sequence ATGGAAATCCATTATGAGAATGCAGATACCGCATTAGGTCTTGTCAAAAGCGGGGACCGTGTTTTTGTTCATGGCAGCGCTGCAACTCCCAGGTTCCTGTTGAACAAATTATTGGCTAAGGCAGGAATAATTAAAAACATTGAGCTGACCTGTATCAGTACCTATGGAGAAATAGAATGGAATCGGCCCAAAGTGATTAATAACGGCTTTTTCATAAATTCTTTATTTGTTTCTTCGAATGTACGTGAATGGGTAAATGGACGCAATGGAAATTATGTTCCCGTTTTCCTCAGCGAGATCCCCGCTTTGTTTGAAGAAGGCCTTTTGCGGCTGGACGTTGCGATGGTACAGGTTTCACCTCCTGACCGGCATGGCTATTGTACCTTAGGGACCTCTGTGGATGCAGCTCTTTGTGCTACCAGGATGGCGCCGGTAGTAATCGCACAGGTCAATCCACAAATGCCAAGAGTTATGGGGGATGGGATTATCCATTATTCTGAATTCACGGCTATGGTTTGGGAAGACAGCCCACTTCCTGAAATCGACTACAGTCTTGAAGTAGACGAAACCGCAATCAAAATTGGTAAAAATGTAGCTTCTTTAATTGAAGATGAGGCCACTCTGCAAATGGGCATCGGAACAATCCCGGATGCAGTCTTGCAGCAACTTTCAGGACATAAAGATCTGGGAGTACATACAGAAATGTTTTCGGATGGGCTGGTGCCCTTAGTGGAAAAGGGGGTAATTACCAATGAATATAAAAAAGTACAACCAGGCAGAATCGTAACCAGTTTTATCCTTGGCACACGAAAAGTCTATGATTTTGTCAATGATAACCCGTTTGTAAATTGCATGAACGTCGCTTTTGTAAATGACAGTGATGTAATTCGTAGAAATCCAAAAGTAGTGGCGATTAACAGTGCCATTGAGATTGATCTTACGGGTCAGATCTGTGCAGATTCCATTGGTACCTTTCAATATTCAGGAATTGGGGGACAAATGGATTTTATGCGGGGAGCCTCTTTATCAGAAGGAGGAAAACCTATCATTGCAATGCCTTCTATAACGCGTACAGGTATTTCAAGAATTGTACCTTTTTTAAAACCGGGTGCAGGAGTGGTTACTACCAGAGGACATGTTCATTATATTGCTACTGAATTCGGGATTGTGAATCTGTATGGCCGGAATATGGAGCAACGGGCCCGGTTGCTAATTAGTATTGCACATCCTGATCATAGAGCGGTGTTAGAGCAGGCCTATTACGAACGATTCCGGAAATTATACGCGGAGGTTAAATGA
- a CDS encoding DUF308 domain-containing protein, with amino-acid sequence MQPVTIKPRTNRLPLWPITPIASILLIGISVYIFTYPWDSYLQLIKLSGIGILLNGLLLIVLYYIEGALLTRSIWLLMESVLNSLFGALMLFNPLLNFLLFSYFTSIWAICWGCLKIVQSLFQKKELRGWYLLSAEGACAIVIGGILLHLPFIKARQTIQWICLLLFLIGFLNIFINLKNKTFKKNLPIIL; translated from the coding sequence ATGCAACCAGTAACAATTAAACCCAGGACAAATAGGCTACCATTATGGCCGATAACCCCGATCGCAAGTATACTATTGATTGGAATAAGTGTTTATATTTTTACTTATCCCTGGGATAGCTATCTTCAGCTAATCAAACTTTCAGGGATTGGAATTCTGTTAAATGGCTTATTACTCATAGTTTTATACTATATCGAGGGAGCACTTCTTACTCGCTCTATCTGGTTGCTTATGGAGAGTGTATTAAATAGTTTATTCGGCGCACTGATGCTGTTCAATCCTTTGTTAAATTTCCTTCTTTTTTCATATTTTACCAGCATCTGGGCAATCTGTTGGGGTTGCCTGAAAATTGTGCAATCTCTATTTCAAAAAAAAGAGCTCAGAGGATGGTACCTCTTATCTGCCGAAGGTGCGTGTGCAATTGTAATTGGAGGGATACTGCTGCATCTCCCATTTATAAAGGCAAGACAAACTATTCAATGGATCTGCCTCCTGTTATTTCTTATAGGGTTCTTAAATATCTTCATCAATCTGAAAAACAAAACATTTAAAAAGAATCTTCCAATTATCCTTTAA
- a CDS encoding universal stress protein — MENLLLVINDIALNDKSLEFACYLARVTQSRLQGLLLTKAQEEVPYTEGAGSEVTSVASVKKLPGSLREAAQNDIRQFKKICKKEQIPCVVNCLEGDPLMDAVSESRFADLMVLGGAMSFDADDKQYLSPFVWAFLQVAECPVVIVSDQSSEIDEIVLTYDGSASSLFAFRRFAHLFPCFKNKQIVVVSADRFPEIRHERLIRDQLEEYYPQIEFEVLYTKNFDSKLFDFYRRRSNCFIVMGASGRTNLSEVVSNDKMPLDREAIGHPVFISHF; from the coding sequence ATGGAAAATTTGCTTTTGGTTATTAATGATATTGCTTTGAATGATAAATCGCTGGAGTTTGCCTGCTACCTGGCAAGGGTAACCCAGTCCCGGCTTCAGGGGTTGTTACTGACAAAAGCTCAGGAAGAAGTGCCGTATACGGAGGGTGCGGGTAGTGAGGTCACATCGGTAGCTTCGGTTAAAAAATTACCGGGAAGTCTCCGCGAAGCCGCCCAGAATGATATCCGTCAATTCAAGAAAATTTGTAAGAAAGAACAGATTCCCTGTGTTGTAAACTGCCTGGAAGGCGATCCGTTGATGGATGCTGTTTCTGAGAGTCGTTTTGCTGATTTGATGGTGCTAGGAGGAGCAATGTCATTTGATGCTGATGATAAGCAATATCTGAGCCCGTTTGTTTGGGCATTTCTTCAGGTTGCTGAATGTCCGGTTGTTATTGTATCCGATCAGTCGTCCGAAATCGATGAAATCGTGCTCACTTATGATGGCTCTGCATCTTCTTTGTTCGCCTTCAGACGATTTGCCCATTTGTTTCCATGTTTTAAAAATAAACAGATTGTTGTAGTCTCCGCAGATCGGTTCCCTGAAATTAGGCATGAGCGATTGATAAGAGATCAGTTGGAGGAATATTATCCTCAAATAGAATTTGAGGTGTTGTACACTAAGAATTTTGACAGTAAACTATTTGATTTTTACCGGAGAAGAAGCAATTGCTTTATTGTAATGGGAGCATCGGGAAGAACGAATCTTTCAGAAGTGGTATCGAATGACAAAATGCCTTTGGATAGAGAAGCGATTGGGCATCCTGTTTTTATCTCCCATTTTTAA
- a CDS encoding helix-hairpin-helix domain-containing protein, whose protein sequence is MQKPEQKNNEAIAFIFQQIALCYRYLGGEQFRVSAYERAANRLLNMQEDIGVYASDTKRLEALGNIGVSTAKKISEYLRTGKIALFSRLKRQVPYGLLDLMDINGFGPATIRILYNQLGIKNESELLDALNGRRLEGVKGIGKRKIEDMKVSLAVTRKGTPLLLKDGRRIGNALIGVLRKMPGVQHAELCGSIRRKSKLIGDIDILIIAEPEDRSAIVKAFIASKHILRVLVKGINKTSVLLKCRNIQVDIRLVRAYEYGAALLYMTGSREHTIHLRLIAKRKGYTMNEYGIFEVATHRRLAGLTEEDMYSVLGLRYIPPELRLNNGEIEAAALNRAIAI, encoded by the coding sequence ATGCAAAAGCCGGAGCAAAAAAACAACGAGGCGATAGCCTTTATATTCCAACAGATAGCACTCTGCTACCGCTACCTGGGTGGGGAGCAGTTCCGGGTGTCAGCCTATGAAAGAGCAGCTAACAGGCTGCTTAATATGCAGGAAGATATTGGGGTCTATGCTTCGGATACCAAAAGACTGGAGGCTCTTGGTAATATTGGCGTTAGCACGGCAAAGAAAATATCCGAATATCTCAGAACGGGTAAGATCGCACTGTTCAGCCGTTTAAAAAGGCAAGTGCCCTACGGGTTGTTAGACTTAATGGATATAAATGGTTTTGGCCCTGCAACGATAAGAATTCTTTACAATCAATTGGGCATAAAGAATGAAAGCGAGCTTCTGGATGCGCTGAATGGTCGGCGACTTGAAGGAGTTAAAGGGATCGGTAAACGGAAGATTGAAGACATGAAGGTGTCATTGGCGGTAACAAGGAAGGGAACACCCCTGTTGCTTAAGGATGGCCGGAGAATCGGAAACGCCCTGATTGGTGTACTAAGAAAAATGCCGGGCGTGCAACATGCGGAACTGTGTGGCAGTATCCGCAGAAAAAGTAAACTAATAGGAGATATTGACATCCTTATTATTGCGGAGCCTGAAGACCGGTCAGCAATTGTAAAGGCTTTTATTGCCTCCAAACATATTCTGCGGGTATTGGTTAAAGGAATCAATAAGACGAGTGTTTTACTGAAGTGCCGGAATATCCAGGTAGATATTCGGCTCGTTCGCGCCTATGAATATGGTGCAGCATTGCTTTATATGACGGGGTCCCGGGAACATACGATTCATTTACGCCTGATTGCCAAACGGAAAGGTTATACGATGAATGAATACGGGATTTTTGAAGTTGCAACGCACCGGAGGTTAGCCGGATTGACAGAAGAAGATATGTATAGCGTATTGGGATTAAGGTATATTCCCCCGGAATTACGCTTAAACAATGGTGAAATTGAGGCGGCAGCCTTGAATCGGGCTATTGCCATATAA
- a CDS encoding L,D-transpeptidase family protein, whose protein sequence is MATSTNAQGRFISRPLSNPSMVDAFYRQREGRLFWFGAGAGTEGTMRNELIRIFKEEAVLQGLDSLKYLSMLPATIADLDSSESEVCDRMFTDAAFAYFADLYGGDPRVRTRVGSDEITGKYGMIDRQYIVDRLSEVNSSALLKALVPALEPSQPLYLSLKDELQKQLELGDRKKIASLVISLNNFRWFCHFRFKNFIVVNIASAELNYFEQDSVILNMRIVAGKPSTMTPRFVTYCDQVILYPYWNVPRSIAVNEILPFCKKSLVVLDILKMQVINSKGEIVDPKRLDWKKFTAKNFPYRFRQSTGCDNALGVIKFNLTSPYSVYLHDTNLKSDFKAEKRYFSHGCIRIEQPLELANEILEDKLDEGFLKASIKGQQPIAKKVAEPVPVFVLYMTAEATASGAVKYFPDVYGLL, encoded by the coding sequence ATGGCAACCAGTACAAATGCACAAGGACGCTTTATTAGCAGGCCATTGTCAAATCCCTCAATGGTGGACGCATTTTACCGTCAACGGGAAGGCCGTTTATTCTGGTTTGGGGCTGGAGCTGGAACGGAAGGAACCATGCGAAACGAACTGATCAGAATATTTAAGGAGGAGGCAGTTCTTCAGGGGTTGGACTCCCTGAAGTATCTGTCAATGCTGCCAGCCACTATTGCAGACCTGGATTCGTCTGAAAGTGAGGTGTGTGACCGCATGTTTACAGATGCCGCGTTCGCCTATTTTGCGGATCTCTATGGGGGGGATCCCAGGGTAAGGACACGGGTTGGTAGTGATGAAATCACCGGGAAATATGGGATGATTGATCGTCAATATATTGTCGACCGTCTAAGCGAAGTAAATAGTAGCGCTCTCCTGAAGGCCCTGGTGCCGGCTCTCGAGCCATCGCAACCCCTGTATTTGTCATTAAAAGATGAACTGCAAAAGCAGTTGGAGTTGGGAGACCGGAAGAAAATCGCATCACTGGTGATCAGTCTCAATAATTTTCGCTGGTTCTGTCATTTCAGATTTAAGAATTTTATAGTGGTTAATATCGCTTCAGCGGAGTTAAATTATTTTGAGCAAGACTCGGTAATATTAAATATGCGGATTGTAGCGGGGAAGCCTTCAACGATGACACCGCGATTTGTTACGTACTGCGATCAGGTTATTCTTTATCCCTATTGGAATGTGCCCAGGAGCATTGCCGTTAATGAAATTCTTCCCTTTTGCAAGAAAAGCCTCGTGGTGCTCGATATCCTAAAAATGCAGGTGATTAACAGTAAAGGCGAAATTGTTGATCCAAAACGATTGGATTGGAAAAAGTTTACAGCCAAGAATTTTCCCTATCGCTTTCGCCAATCTACGGGCTGTGATAATGCATTAGGTGTTATAAAGTTCAACTTAACCAGTCCCTATAGTGTCTACCTGCATGATACAAACCTGAAATCAGATTTTAAGGCGGAGAAAAGATATTTCAGTCATGGTTGTATACGGATCGAGCAACCGCTTGAACTGGCGAATGAGATTTTGGAAGACAAGCTCGATGAGGGTTTTTTAAAAGCCAGTATTAAGGGCCAGCAACCTATTGCAAAAAAAGTAGCTGAACCTGTACCGGTTTTTGTTTTGTACATGACGGCTGAGGCCACTGCCAGTGGCGCAGTGAAGTATTTCCCGGATGTATATGGCTTGTTATAG
- a CDS encoding BON domain-containing protein, with product MKSDIQIQKDVMEELNWDPVLSAAEIGVAVKEGVVTLGGQVSTYSQKLAAEKDAKKVAGVKAVAEDIQVGVSSAYRKTDTEIAEAVLNALKWHSAVQEEKIKIKVEDGIVQLDGEVEWEYQRNNAKSAIQNLAGVRSVLNYITVKPKVTTSGVQQKIRDAFDRSATVDAERIGIDVSGSKVTLHGKVRSFAEKEDAEQAAWNAPGVSSVENELEIDLVEFAFD from the coding sequence ATGAAAAGTGACATTCAAATTCAAAAAGATGTAATGGAAGAATTGAATTGGGACCCGGTTTTAAGCGCAGCTGAAATCGGAGTGGCTGTAAAAGAGGGGGTGGTGACGCTGGGAGGTCAGGTGAGCACTTATTCTCAAAAACTTGCGGCAGAAAAAGATGCAAAAAAAGTCGCCGGGGTAAAAGCAGTGGCAGAAGATATCCAGGTCGGCGTTTCCTCTGCTTATCGCAAGACAGACACAGAAATAGCGGAAGCAGTATTGAACGCTTTAAAATGGCATTCGGCTGTACAGGAAGAGAAAATCAAAATTAAAGTCGAAGATGGGATTGTGCAGCTTGATGGAGAAGTGGAATGGGAATATCAGCGTAATAACGCAAAATCAGCCATACAAAATCTGGCCGGAGTACGCAGCGTACTGAATTATATTACTGTAAAGCCAAAAGTAACCACCTCAGGCGTTCAGCAAAAAATAAGGGATGCATTCGACCGCAGCGCAACTGTTGACGCAGAGCGTATTGGTATTGATGTTTCTGGCAGTAAAGTTACGCTGCACGGTAAAGTGCGTTCATTTGCGGAAAAAGAAGATGCTGAACAGGCTGCCTGGAATGCTCCGGGTGTCTCCAGTGTAGAAAATGAGCTTGAGATTGATTTGGTGGAATTTGCCTTTGATTAA
- a CDS encoding dodecin family protein yields MAIVKVLELMASSTKSWEDAVSQAVHEASQTVKNIRSVYIKDHSAVVKNNKITEYRIVAKLSFEIEPNGAKKT; encoded by the coding sequence ATGGCAATTGTAAAAGTATTGGAACTAATGGCCAGCTCCACTAAAAGTTGGGAGGACGCCGTATCTCAAGCGGTACATGAAGCTTCCCAAACCGTCAAAAATATCCGCTCTGTGTATATCAAAGATCACAGTGCTGTAGTTAAAAACAATAAAATTACTGAGTATCGCATTGTTGCCAAACTCAGCTTTGAAATTGAGCCTAACGGAGCAAAAAAAACTTAA
- a CDS encoding YtxH domain-containing protein has product MNQLSKTLTAVAAGLAAGATIGSLFAPEKGSDTRKKIMAACKKMASKTDNAFGRSKATKQEPA; this is encoded by the coding sequence ATGAATCAGCTTAGTAAAACTTTGACAGCGGTTGCAGCGGGTCTGGCCGCGGGTGCTACTATAGGCAGCCTATTTGCTCCAGAAAAAGGTAGTGACACCAGAAAAAAAATAATGGCAGCCTGCAAAAAAATGGCGTCAAAAACGGACAATGCATTTGGCCGGTCAAAAGCAACAAAGCAGGAACCCGCATAA
- a CDS encoding phospholipase D-like domain-containing protein, with the protein MHLHKKHSKSSYQPQDRLLLLKGGIEYFELLRDLILTAEQSIHIQMYIFRYDNAGQMVMEWLCQAARRGVSVYLLVDGYTTHLAFNILHRIESEGVQVERYEPLFKNGAFYFGRRMHHKIVVADGRRALVGSNNIDDDYYGSLSHPAWLDMALFVEGTVAGELERICVQLWNKEAARNRPMCQTTQQVRYLEKGVERISVRVLRNDWVRNRNDIWKSYFNLLSKAKEEVYLVSSYFLPGKRLRRQMKLAACRGVKIKVITAGLSDVLIAKQAERYLYPWLLRNHIEVYEYQDSILHAKMGVRDGRWLTLGSFNINNISTYASIELNLEVRNRPFVRRVQQELEQLIVAHCTPVSPDHYLHQRPFVRLFERLCYNFIRILLYVCTFYFKRERFGNQ; encoded by the coding sequence GTGCATCTTCATAAAAAGCATAGTAAAAGTAGTTATCAGCCTCAGGACAGGCTATTACTTCTCAAAGGCGGGATTGAATATTTTGAATTATTGCGTGATTTGATCCTTACCGCCGAGCAGAGTATACATATTCAAATGTATATTTTTCGCTATGACAATGCCGGCCAAATGGTTATGGAATGGTTGTGCCAGGCTGCCAGGAGAGGAGTCAGTGTTTATCTGCTGGTTGATGGCTATACAACACATCTGGCTTTTAATATACTGCACCGTATTGAAAGTGAGGGCGTACAAGTGGAGCGGTATGAGCCGCTGTTTAAAAACGGTGCCTTTTATTTTGGCAGAAGGATGCATCATAAAATTGTAGTGGCAGATGGACGTCGCGCGCTTGTGGGAAGTAATAATATTGATGACGATTATTATGGTAGCCTAAGTCATCCCGCCTGGTTGGATATGGCCTTGTTTGTAGAGGGTACCGTGGCGGGAGAACTGGAACGAATATGTGTACAGTTGTGGAATAAGGAAGCTGCTCGTAACAGACCAATGTGCCAGACAACGCAGCAGGTGAGATATTTAGAAAAAGGAGTTGAGCGTATATCGGTAAGAGTACTCCGTAATGACTGGGTCCGTAACCGGAATGACATTTGGAAAAGCTATTTTAACCTGCTGAGCAAAGCCAAGGAGGAAGTATATCTTGTGAGTAGTTATTTTCTGCCCGGGAAGCGGTTACGCAGACAAATGAAATTGGCGGCTTGCAGAGGGGTTAAGATCAAAGTAATTACTGCAGGCTTGTCGGATGTTTTAATTGCCAAGCAGGCCGAGCGTTATCTTTACCCCTGGCTGCTTCGTAACCACATAGAAGTGTATGAGTACCAGGATAGTATATTGCATGCTAAAATGGGAGTCAGAGATGGCCGTTGGCTGACCCTTGGCTCTTTCAATATCAATAATATCAGCACTTATGCCAGTATTGAGTTAAATCTTGAAGTTCGTAACCGCCCATTTGTTCGTCGGGTGCAGCAGGAGCTGGAGCAGCTGATCGTAGCTCATTGTACGCCGGTCAGCCCGGATCACTATCTTCATCAAAGGCCATTTGTAAGGTTGTTTGAACGTCTTTGCTACAACTTTATTCGCATCCTACTTTATGTGTGCACTTTTTATTTCAAACGTGAGCGTTTCGGCAATCAATAG
- a CDS encoding MlaE family ABC transporter permease: protein MPQAISIKLFLSEAGDLAQFAGRFFRQCFRPPYEVAEFIRQCFVIGYRSLGLVSLTTFIMGLVLTMQLRPSMVAYGVASQIPAIVGIAIVREIGPVITALIFAGKIGSSIGAELGSMKVTEQIDAMEVSGTNPFRYLVVTRILAATLMLPVLVMLGDAIALYGAYLGVNIRGITSFNLFWSQVFDNLSFSDVLPAFIKSYFFGFAVGTVGCYKGYSSRKGTEGVGRSANSAVVVSSVVIFIIDLLTVQIADAMGLN, encoded by the coding sequence ATGCCACAAGCTATTTCAATAAAACTATTCTTATCTGAAGCAGGTGATTTAGCCCAGTTTGCAGGGAGGTTTTTTCGCCAGTGTTTCAGGCCACCTTATGAAGTTGCAGAATTTATTAGGCAGTGTTTTGTGATTGGTTACCGGTCACTTGGTCTGGTAAGTCTTACCACGTTTATTATGGGATTGGTATTGACCATGCAGCTTCGTCCTTCTATGGTAGCATATGGTGTGGCCTCACAGATCCCGGCCATTGTGGGTATTGCTATTGTACGGGAGATAGGCCCCGTGATTACTGCTTTGATATTTGCAGGAAAGATCGGTAGTAGTATCGGTGCAGAACTGGGCTCTATGAAAGTAACAGAGCAGATAGATGCTATGGAAGTAAGCGGAACCAATCCGTTTCGATATTTGGTGGTGACCCGCATTTTAGCAGCTACACTGATGCTGCCGGTATTGGTGATGCTGGGCGATGCCATTGCTCTGTATGGGGCTTATCTTGGTGTCAATATACGGGGGATTACAAGCTTTAACCTGTTCTGGTCACAGGTCTTTGATAATCTTTCATTCAGTGATGTGCTGCCTGCTTTTATCAAAAGCTACTTTTTTGGATTTGCTGTAGGAACGGTTGGCTGTTACAAAGGATATAGCAGCCGCAAAGGCACAGAAGGCGTTGGTCGCTCTGCCAATTCCGCAGTGGTGGTCTCTTCCGTTGTGATTTTCATCATTGATTTACTTACCGTACAAATTGCAGATGCAATGGGTCTTAACTAA
- a CDS encoding ABC transporter ATP-binding protein, translating into MRIHTQIEQDLPEALPVLIVRHLYKSFGENQVLVDFNLELKKGESVVVLGRSGSGKSVLIKCIIGLLKPDQGDVVLLDVRVPDATGESLDQLRAKVGFLFQSNALYDSMTVRENLEFPLRRHWMRLTHQQVNERVLEALNDVGLAHTIEMMPEELSGGMRKRIALARTLILKPEVILYDEPTTGLDPITGREIIGLMMDMQKKYNTTSLIISHDMNCVKIAGKRIVILIDGKCYADGNYETFCRSNDVRIKQFFE; encoded by the coding sequence ATGCGTATACACACCCAAATAGAACAGGATTTGCCGGAAGCGTTACCCGTGTTAATTGTAAGGCATCTTTATAAGTCGTTCGGAGAGAATCAAGTACTCGTTGATTTCAACCTGGAACTGAAAAAAGGAGAGAGCGTAGTAGTACTGGGAAGATCGGGATCCGGTAAGTCTGTTTTGATTAAATGCATTATTGGTTTGCTAAAACCAGATCAGGGTGATGTGGTGCTTTTAGACGTACGTGTACCGGATGCAACGGGAGAGAGCCTGGATCAGCTACGGGCTAAAGTGGGATTTCTGTTTCAAAGTAATGCGCTCTATGATTCGATGACGGTACGGGAAAACCTGGAATTTCCGCTGCGCCGCCACTGGATGCGCCTGACACATCAGCAGGTTAACGAAAGGGTATTGGAAGCATTGAATGATGTGGGCCTGGCGCATACCATAGAAATGATGCCGGAAGAGCTGTCAGGGGGGATGCGCAAACGGATTGCATTGGCACGTACACTGATCCTGAAACCGGAGGTGATTCTGTACGATGAGCCTACGACCGGCCTGGATCCGATAACCGGTAGGGAAATTATCGGATTAATGATGGATATGCAGAAAAAATACAATACGACATCGCTGATTATCTCCCACGATATGAATTGCGTAAAAATCGCAGGAAAAAGAATTGTGATACTGATCGACGGGAAGTGTTATGCTGATGGGAACTATGAAACTTTTTGCCGGAGCAATGATGTCCGGATTAAACAATTTTTTGAATAA
- a CDS encoding MlaD family protein, with amino-acid sequence MAKRTSDNIRLGTFVLAGLLVLVLLLYMIGKNEHLFGATYMLKARFFNARGLVKGNNVRFSGIQVGTVRKITIEENTQIEIVMSIDRKMRQVIRKDAVVAIGTDGLVGDKVVDITPVSLTSRLAQEGDTLITRASANLTNMLDTLDQSSRDIAVVAAELKITAQRINRSAIWRLLDDSTVPEDVKATLFNIRKASSRVSGIAGKLDEMVNDVQNGQGAAGTILKDSLFASNIRLAGDKIYSASETADSLVVLLKNVADNVHNGVVEKNGPVHALLYDTTIAQKLNISLDNIQKGTDGFNQSMEALKHNFLLRGYFRKQEKKKISK; translated from the coding sequence ATGGCCAAGCGAACTTCTGATAATATAAGGTTAGGAACCTTTGTCCTGGCGGGGCTGCTGGTATTGGTCTTGCTGTTGTATATGATTGGTAAGAACGAGCACCTTTTCGGAGCAACCTATATGCTAAAAGCGCGATTTTTTAATGCACGGGGGCTTGTGAAAGGTAATAACGTACGCTTTTCCGGTATACAGGTAGGTACTGTAAGAAAGATCACAATAGAGGAAAACACGCAGATAGAAATAGTGATGTCAATCGACAGAAAGATGCGGCAGGTGATCCGCAAGGATGCTGTTGTTGCTATTGGCACAGACGGATTGGTTGGTGATAAAGTGGTAGATATTACGCCAGTCTCTTTAACCAGTAGGCTGGCTCAGGAAGGTGATACATTGATTACGAGAGCCTCTGCAAACCTGACGAACATGTTAGATACACTGGATCAATCAAGTAGGGATATTGCCGTGGTTGCTGCGGAACTGAAAATTACGGCGCAGCGTATTAACAGGAGTGCTATTTGGCGCCTATTGGATGACAGCACGGTTCCTGAAGATGTGAAAGCGACGCTGTTCAATATCCGGAAAGCCAGCAGCCGGGTATCGGGAATTGCCGGCAAATTGGATGAAATGGTGAACGATGTCCAGAATGGGCAGGGCGCAGCAGGAACGATTTTAAAGGACTCCCTGTTTGCGAGCAATATTCGCCTGGCAGGGGATAAGATCTATTCGGCCAGCGAAACTGCCGACTCTCTGGTTGTACTGCTCAAAAATGTGGCGGACAATGTGCATAATGGGGTGGTAGAGAAAAATGGGCCGGTCCATGCGCTGCTCTACGATACAACAATCGCACAAAAGCTGAATATCAGTCTCGATAATATTCAGAAGGGAACGGATGGATTCAACCAAAGCATGGAGGCGTTGAAGCACAACTTCCTATTAAGAGGTTATTTCAGGAAACAGGAGAAGAAAAAAATAAGTAAATGA
- a CDS encoding ferritin-like domain-containing protein gives MVKNDNSISSLHHFCNHEAGKLTSIETQMKQNLREWIILARSRQLRTILYDYHDVVRQHAAKLESFYQEEVNAPIVIDRALEAFVKEANEKIKQCSDPEIMDACLVTCIQAINHFKILLYKTAGVFAKELGMEKAAITFREMETNEKHIDHCLSQLTQYDINKNTQALLIITGENLKNKKYTS, from the coding sequence ATGGTAAAAAATGACAATAGTATTTCGTCCCTCCATCATTTCTGCAATCATGAAGCCGGCAAACTGACCTCAATTGAAACACAGATGAAACAGAACCTCAGGGAATGGATTATTCTGGCAAGATCAAGACAGTTAAGAACCATTTTATATGATTATCATGATGTTGTACGGCAACATGCTGCAAAACTGGAAAGCTTTTATCAAGAGGAGGTTAATGCCCCAATTGTTATTGACCGGGCATTGGAGGCATTTGTGAAAGAGGCAAATGAAAAGATAAAACAGTGCAGCGATCCGGAAATAATGGATGCCTGTTTAGTTACCTGTATACAAGCGATCAATCACTTTAAAATACTTTTATATAAAACTGCAGGCGTTTTTGCAAAAGAATTGGGAATGGAAAAGGCGGCAATAACATTCCGTGAAATGGAGACGAATGAAAAACATATTGATCATTGTCTGTCGCAATTAACCCAATATGATATTAATAAAAATACCCAGGCATTACTAATAATCACAGGAGAAAATTTAAAGAATAAGAAGTATACCTCATAG